In Ruegeria sp. YS9, the genomic window CTCGCCGACCCGCAGGCCGACCGTAGCCTTGAGGACCGAGAAGAGAATGAAGCTGACTATGAAAACGAAGAGACCGATGGCCGCGAAGCCGATGATCTGGGTCACGAAGGATGCATCACCGTTGGTCCATGCCACGATGAAGGTGCCCCAGAAGCCTGCGATCAGGTGAACCGGGATCGCACCGACCACGTCATCGATCTTCATGCGGTCCAGCATCGGAACGGTCAGGACAACGATCACACCGCCGATTGCGCCAATGATCAGTGCCTGAAACAGCGACGGTGCCAGTGGTTCAGCGGTGATTGACACCAGCCCGGCCAGCGCGCCGTTCAGAACCATGGTCAGGTCGACCTTGCCGTACATCACCTGCGTCAGGATCAGGGCGGCGACGGCACCGGCGGCAGCGGCCATGTTGGTGTTGGCGAAGATACGGCTGATATCGGCCATGTCACCGATGGTTCCCATTGCCAGCTGCGAGCCGCCGTTGAAACCGAACCAACCCAACCACAGGATGAACGTCCCCAAGGTTGCCAGCGCCAGGTTTGAACCGGGGATCGGAACAACCTTGCCTTCTTTGTTGTACTTGCCGATACGCGGGCCCAGGACGATGGCACCGGCCAGAGCTGCGAAACCACCTGCGGCATGCACCAGGGTCGAGCCGGCGAAGTCGCTGAAGCCCATCTCGGACAACCAGCCGCCACCCCACTGCCAGGACGCTTCGATCGGGTAGATGATGCCCGTCAGGACGATCACGAAGAAGAAGAAGGGCCACAGTTTGACGCGTTCGGCCATGGTGCCCGACACGATGGACGCGGTGGTGGCGCAGAACATCAGTTGGAAAAAGAAGTCTGAACCGACCGACGCATAATCCAGCGCGGTTTCGGTGTCGGCCAAACCAACCGGCTCGAGCGACGTTGGCGAGAACGCGCCCAGAATGCCTGTGATGGTCCAGCCATCACCGGGGTACATCAGGTTGAAACCGACCAGCCAGTACATGATGGCCGCAAAGGAAAACAGGCCCATGTTCTTGACCAACTGCATGGCCACGTTTTTCGAACGCACCAGACCGGCCTCGAGCATGGCAAAGCCCGCGGCCATCCAGAATACCAGAAAACCGCCGACCAGAAACAACAGCGAAGTCAGGATGTATTGCGTATGCTGTGCGGTCTCGCCTGCGGCCTCTTGCGCCAGGCCCATCTGCGGCAGCGCGGCAATCGCGGCGGCAGGGATGAGAGATTTCATCAGGTTCATGTGTCTTCCTCGAATGAGTGTGATTGGGCGCGCTTTACAGCGCGTCCTCGTTGGTTTCCCCGGTCCGCACGCGCAGCGCCTGCTCGACATCGAGGACGAAAATCTTGCCGTCGCCGATCTTGCCGGTCTTGGCGGTTTTGGTGATGGTCTCGACGATCTGGTCGGTCATCGCGGCGGGCACCACGATTTCCAGCTTGATCTTGGGCACGAAGTTCACCGCGTATTCGGCCCCCCGATAGATTTCGGTGTGGCCGGATTGCGAGCCGAAGCCCTTGATCTCGGTCACCATCATGCCGCGCACGCCGGCCTCGGTCAGTGCCTCGCGCACCTCCTCCAGCTTGAACGGCTTGATTGTCGCAATGATCAGTTTCACGTCTTTCCCCTCTGGTTCTCCGGTGGAGCCGGTTTGTTTGCACCCGCAGAAAAATGCGCGACGGATCGTGGTATGAAACGGCTCTTGGGGGTCAAAGGGCTGCCAATTGGCGGAAAATTGCACAATTTTTGCACAATTCGGGTGCTCTGATTAAATAAAGGGCAGTGTTGTGAGGGGAATTTTCGGAAATTCGGACCTCTACATACTCGGATCACCGGGGTATGGTGGCGCAAAAGAAAAACCGGGCAGAGTTTGAGCATGACTGAGTCCAAGCGACGCAAGCCGAAATTGGTTGCGGACAAAAGGTACCCGTCAAAGGGTCGTAAACCGTCGGCATCCAAGCGCCCGGCGGGCAAGAAGGCAACGGCTCGCAAAACCACCACACGCAAAACTGCGCGCAAAAAGACACGCAAGAGATCGGGGGGCAAAGGCGGCGGCATCCTGCGTCGTTTTTTCCGCTGGGTCTGGCGGATGGTCTGGGGTCTGACCTGGCGGGTCGGAGCGGTCGTGGCCATCCTGATCGCCCTGGCGGTGGGTATCGTCTATTCCTCGTTGCCTGAGTTGGATGCCTTGTTGGACGGCCGTGCGCGCGGGTCTGTCACGCTGCTGGACCGCGACGGCAAAGTGTTTGCCTGGCGCGGCGACCAGTTTGGCGGGGTGATCACGGCCGATACGGTGTCGCCGCATCTGAAAAACGCCGTCATCGCGACCGAGGACAAACGGTTCTATCGCCATTTCGGGGTCAGCCCGCGCGGTGTCGCAAGCGCCGTGCGCATCAACCTGAGCGAAGGGCGCGGCCCGTTGTCCGGGCATGGCGGGTCGACCATAACGCAGCAAACGGCCAAATTGCTGTGTCTGGGCGTGCCTTATGATCCGGCTGAATGGGAATCAGAGGCCGCCTATGAAGCCGATTGCCGTCAGGGATCACTGTGGCGCAAGGCCAAAGAGGCCATTTATGCAATTGCGATGGAGGTGAAATACTCCAAGGATGAAATTCTGACGATCTACCTGAACCGGGCTTTCCTTGGTGCTGGTGCGCGCGGGTTCGAGGCCGCAAGCCAGCGGTACTTTGGCAAGTCCGCCGCCGAAGTCTCGCCAGCCGAGGCAGCGATGTTGGCCGGGCTGTTGGTTGCGCCCACACGCTATGCGCCGACGAACAATCTGCAACGGTCGCAGGACCGGGCCCGCATTGTAATCGGTCTGATGGAGAATCAGGGCTATCTGACCTCGGCGCAGGCCAGCGAAGCGCGGGCGCGCCCGGCCCAACTGTCCGAGGCGGCGGCTGCGCGGGCCGGGGGGTATTTTGCGGATTGGGTCATGGCCAGCGGGCCCGAGTTCTTTACCCGCAACACGACCGAAGATGTGGTGATCCGGACAACTTTGGATCAGCGCATTCAGACCTCTGCGGAAGAGGCGCTGAAATTCATCTTTCAGGAAAAAGTCCGCGAAGGATCAAAGGCGCAGGCGGCCATTGTGGTGATGTCGGCCGACGGTGCGGTGCGCGCGATGGTTGGTGGGCGCAAGACACGTGTGTCTGGGGCGTTCAACCGGGCGACGCAGGCGTTGCGACAGACAGGGTCATCGTTCAAGCCATTCGTCTACGCCACCGCGCTGGAACTGGGATATTCGCCGCTGGATACGGTGATGGATGAACCCTATTGCGTCGATATTCCGGGGTCAGGCCAGTGGTGCCCCAAGAACTATACCAACAAGTATTATGGGCGGGTGACCTTGGCCGATGCGCTGAAAAACTCGCTGAACATACCGGCGGTGAAAGTGGCCGAGATTTCCGGCCTGGACAATGTTCGGACGGTCGCCAGCGGCTTTGGGATTGCCAGCGACCTGGCACAGGGGCCCGCGCTGGCGCTTGGT contains:
- a CDS encoding transglycosylase domain-containing protein, encoding MTESKRRKPKLVADKRYPSKGRKPSASKRPAGKKATARKTTTRKTARKKTRKRSGGKGGGILRRFFRWVWRMVWGLTWRVGAVVAILIALAVGIVYSSLPELDALLDGRARGSVTLLDRDGKVFAWRGDQFGGVITADTVSPHLKNAVIATEDKRFYRHFGVSPRGVASAVRINLSEGRGPLSGHGGSTITQQTAKLLCLGVPYDPAEWESEAAYEADCRQGSLWRKAKEAIYAIAMEVKYSKDEILTIYLNRAFLGAGARGFEAASQRYFGKSAAEVSPAEAAMLAGLLVAPTRYAPTNNLQRSQDRARIVIGLMENQGYLTSAQASEARARPAQLSEAAAARAGGYFADWVMASGPEFFTRNTTEDVVIRTTLDQRIQTSAEEALKFIFQEKVREGSKAQAAIVVMSADGAVRAMVGGRKTRVSGAFNRATQALRQTGSSFKPFVYATALELGYSPLDTVMDEPYCVDIPGSGQWCPKNYTNKYYGRVTLADALKNSLNIPAVKVAEISGLDNVRTVASGFGIASDLAQGPALALGASESTLIEMTGAYAGILNGGSQVEPYGLTELKLLGDETPVMVTTTGIGERVINEKAARQLTWMMERVVSEGTGGRAKLPGWQVAGKTGTTQAARDAWFIGFTADYVAGVWMGYDDNTPLSGVTGGGLPAEIWKETMLRVTEGMTPTPLPMMAPEPPVQVAQPQPRRKRGGFANDINNLLKNIFGGN
- a CDS encoding P-II family nitrogen regulator, translating into MKLIIATIKPFKLEEVREALTEAGVRGMMVTEIKGFGSQSGHTEIYRGAEYAVNFVPKIKLEIVVPAAMTDQIVETITKTAKTGKIGDGKIFVLDVEQALRVRTGETNEDAL
- a CDS encoding ammonium transporter encodes the protein MNLMKSLIPAAAIAALPQMGLAQEAAGETAQHTQYILTSLLFLVGGFLVFWMAAGFAMLEAGLVRSKNVAMQLVKNMGLFSFAAIMYWLVGFNLMYPGDGWTITGILGAFSPTSLEPVGLADTETALDYASVGSDFFFQLMFCATTASIVSGTMAERVKLWPFFFFVIVLTGIIYPIEASWQWGGGWLSEMGFSDFAGSTLVHAAGGFAALAGAIVLGPRIGKYNKEGKVVPIPGSNLALATLGTFILWLGWFGFNGGSQLAMGTIGDMADISRIFANTNMAAAAGAVAALILTQVMYGKVDLTMVLNGALAGLVSITAEPLAPSLFQALIIGAIGGVIVVLTVPMLDRMKIDDVVGAIPVHLIAGFWGTFIVAWTNGDASFVTQIIGFAAIGLFVFIVSFILFSVLKATVGLRVGEEEEINGLDMGELGMEAYPEFSKG